One window of the Salvelinus alpinus chromosome 13, SLU_Salpinus.1, whole genome shotgun sequence genome contains the following:
- the LOC139537949 gene encoding UDP-glucuronosyltransferase 2C1-like: protein MHSSSPWGDLSFLSLVSFLLLLPAPSCHGGKVLVFPVDGSHWINMKVLIEELHARGHTITVVRPSTSWYITEESPLYTSITIKEEESLYSFFESFLQKHFKAQREGVSALKFFQLTKEFLSMIEEAHILACDTLSRMFDDKELMKSLQDAQYDMMLTDPAMGGGMLMAHYLKLPVVLNARWITSGEGHFAIAPSPMSYIPVPGSGFTDKMTFVQRVQNMLYYSIIVYQQRFLIGPSYDAICSKYFGGGCDIISMIQEADIWLMRSDFVFDFPRPTMPNVVYMGGFQCKPAQPLPPELEEFVQSAGEHGVIVMSLGTLVNALPVDITDQIASVFAKLPQKVIWRHRGKIPSTLGNNTLLVDWMPQKDLLGHPQTRAFVAHGGTNGVQEAIYHGTPVLGIPLFFDQYDNLLRLQERGAAKILELAMFNGPNFQQALNQVLTHAPYRENMQRLSRLHRDQPIKPMDKAVFWLEFVMRHKGASHLHTSANRMPWYSYHSVDVLLLLLAAGGGVLLSAGLLIRILWRTCRKNRNKTKQH, encoded by the exons ATGCATTCCAGCTCTCCTTGGGGAGACCTTTCGTTTCTAAGTCTGGTGtcatttctccttctccttcctgcACCGTCCTGCCATGGAGGAAAAGTCCTGGTCTTTCCTGTTGATGGAAGCCACTGGATCAACATGAAG GTACTGATCGAGGAGCTCCATGCCAGAGGCCACACCATCACAGTGGTCAGACCCTCTACCAGCTGGTACATCACTGAGGAGTCACCTCTATACACCTCCATCACCATCAAGGAGGAAGAATCCTTATACAGCTTCTTCGAGAGCTTCCTACAGAAGCACTTTAAG GCTCAGAGAGAGGGGGTATCAGCTCTGAAGTTCTTCCAACTAACCAAGGAGTTCCTCAGTATGATAGAAGAAGCCCACATCCTGGCCTGCGACACGCTGTCTCGCATGTTCGACGACAAGGAGCTGATGAAGAGTCTTCAGGACGCTCAGTATGACATGATGCTCACCGACCCTGCAATGGGTGGTGGGATGCTGATGGCCCACTACCTCAAACTGCCTGTGGTGCTCAACGCCCGTTGGATCACCAGTGGGGAGGGCCACTTTGCCATCGCCCCCTCTCCCATGTCCTACATCCCGGTCCCAGGGTCTGGATTCACTGACAAGATGACCTTCGTCCAACGGGTCCAAAACATGCTGTACTACAGCATCATCGTGTATCAACAGAGGTTCCTGATTGGGCCAAGTTATGACGCAATTTGCTCCAAGTACTTCGGAGGGGGCTGTGACATCATCTCCATGATCCAAGAAGCTGACATCTGGCTGATGAGGTCTGACTTTGTGTTTGACTTCCCCCGTCCCACCATGCCCAACGTCGTCTACATGGGGGGGTTCCAGTGCAAGCCGGCCCAGCCCCTGCCTCCAGAGCTGGAGGAGTTTGTCCAGAGTGCCGGGGAACATGGGGTGATCGTCATGTCTCTGGGGACTCTTGTCAATGCACTTCCTGTTGATATCACAGACCAGATCGCCAGTGTGTTCGCCAAGCTGCCTCAGAAG GTGATCTGGAGGCACCGGGGCAAGATTCCCTCCACTCTGGGCAACAACACCCTTCTGGTGGACTGGATGCCCCAGAAAGACCTTCTGGGTCACCCCCAGACCAGAGCCTTTGTGGCCCACGGAGGAACCAACGGGGTCCAGGAGGCCATCTACCACGGCACCCCAGTGCTGGGGATACCCCTGTTCTTCGACCAGTATGACAATCTTCTGCGTCTGCAGGAGAGAGGCGCTGCTAAGATCCTGGAGCTGGCCATGTTCAACGGACCCAATTTCCAGCAGGCTCTGAACCAGGTGCTCACCCACGCCCCCTACAGGGAGAACATGCAGAGGCTGTCCCGCCTGCACAGGGACCAGCCCATCAAGCCCATGGACAAGGCCGTCTTCTGGTTGGAGTTTGTGATGCGACACAAGGGGGCGTCTCACCTCCATACGTCGGCCAACAGGATGCCCTGGTACTCTTACCACTCTGTGGacgtgctgctactgctgctggctGCCGGGGGAGGAGTCTTGCTCTCTGCTGGGCTCCTGATCAGGATCCTCTGGAGAACCTGCCGGAAGAACAGGAACAAAACCAAACAACACTGA